In Brassica napus cultivar Da-Ae chromosome A3, Da-Ae, whole genome shotgun sequence, the sequence GTGCAGAGGATAAAGATTTCCACAAGAACACTCTGATTTTAGGGAGAGTTTTAACCTTCCAGACTACCTCTTTGAGTCCATTAACCGAGGGCTCCATGAATGCCTCCGGTAGATTCCTTTTCGCTTTAGTAGTAGAGGCAAGCCAGTACGCCGATTTAACCGTGATCTGGCCACTTTTGTTAAACTTCCACGTGTAGTAATCTGCTCTCTCTACTACCGGTTGGTTACGCATGATAATCTCCACATCACCGGCAACAAACACTTCGTGAAGTCTGTTCAAGTTCCATCTCTTTGTCTGCATATCAATAAGTGAGTTCGCCCTCaagtttacatcaaaactttgATTCTTAATCCATGGCGCCCTTAAACCCTCCTCAGGATCCTCCACCCACTTATCTAGCCAAACTCTAGTATCCAGGCCATCACCTACTCTATGTCTCAGACCCTTTTTTAGCAGCTCTCTTCCAAAAACTAAGCTTCTCCAAGCAAAGGAAGGTCTATCTCCCACCACTGCTTCTAAGAACTCCCCCTCATTAAAGTATCTACTCTTAAGAAACTTTGCCACGAGAGAAAGAGGTTGAGTGAGAATTTTCCACGCTTGTTTAGCCAAGAGGGCTTGATTGAAACTCTCAAGATCTCTAAATCCCATGCCCCCATTACTCTTTGGCAAACACATTTTCTCCCATGATACCCAATGTATTTTCTTCCTGTGTACATCAGTTCCCCACCAGAAGTCAGCCATGATAGTAGACAGGTTCAAAAGAAGAGTCTTGGGTAAGCGAAAGCAAGACATCGGGAAGACGGGTATTCCTCCAGCAGTTGACTTCAACAACACTTCTTTCCCTCCCTGGGAAAGGTGGATCAGATACCATCCATCTAATCTTCCTTGTGTTCTTTCTTTTATGTATGATAGAAGCTCAACTTTCGATCCTGAAAAACATTCTAGCTGCTTCATGGAGCCATGTTTCATTACTAAACCGATGTATCCAAAAGTGAATAGATCCCAACAGCTGCTAGCTTTCTCCTTCAAAAAATATGAGTAAATCTTTTGGTTTAACTTCTCTGTAAACAAGTACTAAGTTAGAAGCAAAAGGCACGTACAATGTTTCTTTGATCATCAGCTTCCTCAATGAGTGGATCTTCCAAAGAGCTACAAGGAGATTAATGAAACTGGAGAAAGAAACTAAAGAAGTCATATAGAAAGCGTACATACCTGTTCTTAGGAGGTGTTTGCTTTATCCTAAGGACGTTGATAGAGATACCAAAAGCAATGTCCAACATGATCATACAAATCTCCAACGTCTGTTCATCAACAAGGGTCTGTGAACTCCTATGCCACCACCAACTACTTATATGGAAAATGTGAATCAAATGGTACCTGTGAAGTGAAGATCACATTGAGATGAAAGGCTTCCGTTAGGAATCTAAAGATCCACCAGAAACATAGGATCCGGCTAGTGAAAACACAGCAAGCACATGAAAACTTCGATGAGAGCATGACAGCAAGCTGCAGAGTAGAGTCTATGTTTAGATTGACCTGAACAGTGAAGAGTAAAGAGGAAGACAAAGAAAGGGTGGATGCTTGTTTGATAAGAGGCTTACCCACATTGCGAAACGAGACAGAGGGACAAAGCAAAGAGTGAAGTCTCTCCTAGGCGTTGTCCTTAGAAGCACCACAAGGTCCACGCAAGACAAACATGCTCCAAGTGCAGGTATTACATACAACACACTCTTCTCAATGTAGCTTTTctaaaataagaagaagatcAGAATATAGAATGGATCAGCCAACAACAGAACAAAAAGCTAGGCTTTTGTTACTTACCCTTCTGTTACATGTACCACTCCTTCTCGTTACTGTGAGTATCAAAATCAGAAGAAGAGTAACTACATTTGCTCCCAACCCTAAAACTGTAAACATTCTAATTAAGGAACCAATACTCACTACTCATGAGACAAATCCCTATAAAACCAAACAAGCTTAGAGAAGGATATAAGTCGCCTAAACGTTCCAGGTTTGCGTCCATATATAGCAGCTGAGACCAAGACAAAtatttcatcatcatcaacaacaaaaacCCCACAGAGACAAATTTATTAGCTAACAAAAAAGACTCATACTTACAGTTGAGTTAGTGCGAGTAATAGTCATGGGTTCTCTAGGTCACAACACAAAGCCTTCCTGAATTCACcaaactccatttttttttctcttttatatattCGTAGAAAAATTCTTCTCTTTAATATCTTTTGTATGTAAAACAAGTGTGACATAAAGCTGCCATCTTTAGTGACCATtatacaaaaaaagttaaagtgGTTTACAATATTCACTTTGGAATTGGTCTTGTTATGTATAAGATGATGTCTTTCAGATTAAGCATGCGTGGGAGGTATGGATGGATCACTTTTGAGATGATCACGTGGATGCCACTCATCTTTGCAGTTTACACCCCAAGTGTCTCTACCCACCTCTCACTTTTATAGGAAAGTTGTTCAAAACAATTTATTATCGATAATTTCTTGTTAAAAGAAATACtagatcaaaatatatttttagaagtattttatattatagaacaaaagttttaaataaacATTTTGAGGAGCATCAAAATCTACTAGATGTAGTTGAAGAGATTGAGTGCTTCCACCAAGCTGTTCTTCCTAGTGTACTAAGTGATCATCCAGCCTCCtctaatatttcattttcaacgTGATTAAATGTTACAACTGGCTCAAAGGTGGAAGCTTTGTGTATGTTTATAATCAGAAACAATTGAATTCACATAACCAGTATACATATACTCTTGTCCATAAATTCACATAACACAAAATAACAGACCAAGAAAATCTTTTGAGAAACAGTGAATCTGAAATAGTTTAGGAACGGTCTTAACATAGTCTGTCTTTAAACCAAAACTCTTGTTTGTTTGACAGCAAACACAAAAGAAGCCAAAACAGTCTTATAACAAAAGGGAAATGCAACAAACAAGAAACAACTAAATATCTCAAGCAGCTTCTTGTGATCTTCACTCGTCTTCTTGGCTGCGGAGCCTAGCAAGCCTGTTGGTAACAACGATATCCAGCTGAGAAGCTCTCTCGACGATAGCCTTCCTCTTCTTGGTGGAGACGTTGTGTGCAATCTCTGCGCAGTAAGTCCTGTTGTGCATCATCAACAACTCGAGGTCACTCGTGTTGTGAACAACGAACTTCTTGAACCCATTGGGGAGGTAGTGACGGGTCTTCTTGTCAGATCCGTAACCGACATTGGGCATCAATGTCACACCTTTGAACTTCCTTCGGACCCTGGAGTCAATACCCTTTGGCCTCCTCCAGCTTTCCTGAGAAAGCGCAACAAGGTGTAAATGAGCAAGAACGAAACCACAATCAAGACGAAACATATCAAGACACAATGTCAAGCTCAAACGAGAGTACTTAGAATCAGATACTTGAGTGAATCAACCATATTGCATCGTAAAGATGCAAACTTTAAGACTCAGCTACAATCTTACAATCGTATAGATTAAGACTCAGCTAAAGATGCGAACTTTAAGACTGAGCTAAAAATGCAAACTTTTAAGATTCAGCTACAAGCAACCTAGAGATTGAtcctctaaaaccctaaaagcGGTTACCTTGACGGTGATTCTGCGGTCGCTCTGGGGTCTGATGAACTTGGCGGACCTCTTCTTTACCACCTTCTTCGTAAGCAAAGGGACGGCCATTTTTGCTGCTTCGTAAGATCGATCTCAGCAGCAGCTGAAACCTATAATGCCTTTTAAAGGGTTTACTAGGGTTTCTGATAAATGGGCCTTTATTTGGTGGCCCAGTAAAAACTTTTCGGCCTTTTAGGAAATATGTAAAAGTTTAAATCCTATGGACGAGATAGGAAGTGGCTTACTATTCGCTTAGACAACAACAGATTAATATGATATACTTTTGAGTAATCTTCTGCAACTGCAAGTATGCCAGCAAGATGTTCCAAACTTCTATCTATCTCATTTGTAGTAAGCATAATGCTTATTGACATCAGTGAGTATGGCTCACATATCAGCAACTTACTATGAAGATTGAAAAAATAGTAACAGTAAGTAGACTATCTCTTAAGGTACAAGTTTAATGTTAGTCAGATTAGTCAACATTTAATGATTTTATGCAACAATAAAAACTGTATTCCATGAAATGGATAGTGTTGGTATTAGTCTTGAAACGTTAATCTCAGTATAACTTAAGCTTagtcttttttttggttattatatatatattttgttaccaACATACTATTGTAAATGAGCTTctagataaatatatttgaaattttaaccaaaaaaccgatccatatattatttgaatataGCCATAATTCATAAAAACATATCTACTTTTTCTCTCAAACACAATCTTCGAAGCACATCTCAAATCTTCTTTCTCCGGCACTGGTGAAGCGTTTTCTCGTCGGTGCTGAGCACTATCACCGGCAACATCAAGCTCTTTCATCTTCATGGCTTTCTCTATTGTTTATTACTGTCTTACAACTTTTGTTCTAACGGAGGAGGAATACCCCGACGGACGCAACGAAGCCGATGACTCTTCGTCTCAGATCTACCGGCTGTCCTTTCTCTTCAGATGGTTTCTTCTCCAGCGACGAGTTGAGAGGATTCTCTCGCCACCGCTGTGTTCTGTTTTTTAGGGAGAGTTCCCGATGAACCTCGCTCTAGTAGCTTTCAGACGGTTCAAGAGATCGACTTTGTCCCATACTTTCATCCGCCTTTGGAGCATAGTTCTTATCTAACGAGGTCTTCCCTTCCGTCTCCGGTAAGGACTGAGCCTCGTAACATACTGTTTTTTGCTCTCTCCCAGCTTTCAGGCATCAGATCTCAAATCTCTACAAGACCAGACCTTAATTTCTTAGATGTTTCTTCACTATACTCGTCTCCTAAAGTGGTGCTCTCTGCCATTGCGTGGATCCTCCTCAACTGCTCTATTGTTTCTCTCTGACGTATCTCTAGTGACCTCTTTTATGGCACCGTCAAAGCCAAAATCCGACGCGTTTTGCTCCGAGCAGGTTAGGTGTAATTGGTTACCTTTCTCTTATGATTGGGTTTGGCCCATTAGAGCTACACAACCTGCCAGCCCAAATAGAAACAGCCCAAGCAGAAGCTTACCAAAGCCCAAACTCAAGAATGAAAAAGCGTTTCAGATTATTACAATCTTTGGTGATGGGTTTTCTTTATTGGAGATTTCCAGTGTGTTAACCTCGGTTCTCTTTCGGCCATTCTCCTCTGCTAAGGAAGGAGACACTGTTACCACCATACCTTTTTCCTATGGAAATAGGTATTTCCTCGGTCTTGGTGCCGAGTGTATGCTTCAGTTTCTTCATCGGTTTGCCATCTTGCGTAGCGGTCTCCACGGGACCTGAAGATGCGATTGAGATTACTTTGGCAGTTCTCGTAGATGAGATCTGGACATCAACGTCACATTGTGTGACTATTCTCCAGCAACTTTGTCGTGAAGACTTATCATAGTTAGCTTATTTATGTGTTGTATGTTATGCTTATGGACAAAGAGGATGAATAATTTCCTCTTTCTATTGTATGTTATGCTTATGATCtcgatttgaattattttttcctatagtatttaaatatttttttaaacttttttaaatatttttagtttaaattttaaaatacatttttatttatgtcttatttgatataatttattaatctattagaattaatttgttttattttaaaaaaaataaaaattttgaaaataaaacgtTGTTAAATTAACAATAACTCAACGAATTGTTTCCATCATTGTTAACACGTTATTAATTTAACAACAAATTAACTTCAACTATTGTTGTTAATCCATTATTAATTTAACAACAAAACATCATCGACAACAAACAATGCAATTTTTAGgattaaaattcaaattttgtaCGTCGaatttataatgaaaattttctcataaattttatgtttaatttacaacaaatatattaacaaaGAAACAGGGGCTTTGAAAATTAACAATGAAATAACGACAAAAAGTTAATAACAATGGTTTAACGACGAAAAGTCATTCTTGTTCGTGGTAAATTGACTTTAACGGCTaattaatgaagaaaatgatcGTCGTTATACCTAAGTTTTTTTGTAGTGGTTGGCTAATATTTGAAGCATAAGTGTTGGTGTTATTGTGCTCTTAGTTTAAAAATTagtggaaaaaataatttacatcaTGTAATAGGTATTAACGCAAACTAGTTCTGATCCTAGAGATTGATTATGGTCCAAAGCTTAAACTCTTCTTAAATTCGTTTTCTAAAAGTAAAAACTcttgaataataaaattattttggacCTAACTTGATATTCAAATTAGGTATAATTTTACACTCTCCAAAATACAAAGATTTAAgtataaaaatcataaagataatatgatatttttggaTATAATTCTATTTGTATACATCCTAAACAAATTATAAGTTTGTGAGAAAGACACAAGAGGTAGAATATCACTGAAAATTAATACAAACATGCAATAGTAAAAGtttgataagaaaaaaatctgactcgtaagaaaaaaaaattatcactatcaatataaatatcttCGAAATCCTCCACTTCAGTCACACAAAAGATTCCATATCataaaataaacatacaaaCACATTAAAAAAATGGAGAAAGCAACTTTGGTGTTCATCGGTCTTCTACTGTTCTCCACATGTAAGAAAATTAAATCTCATGTTTTGTTACATTCATCACTAACATATTAATCCTCAGTATTATATTCTATGATGATTAATAACATATTAATTCTCACAGATGCTCAGATCTTGGCACAAAAAGAGTTGTGCAAGAATGACTCTGATTGTAAGAAGATATGTGGAAATGACGTGCCAGTGTGTCAATACAATGTGAGGTGTGTATGCATTACCAATGAACCTCTTACCAATCAACAAGCTTGCATTGACCATTGCAAGTCAATAGGAGAAATAGCTTCCCTTTGGATTCCAGAGAATAACAAATGTTATTGTCGCAAGCCTCTTATGTCATAAtaacaaaattatgaaaaaactataaaatatgtcACAAATTTTATCATGTTATGTTTTtactgatttgttttttttttactaaaattcattgaattatattaaaatacaatgTCAAGTCATATATAATTAGTTAATTACATTTACATAACATCATTGATTCCACAAAATTAGTACATCTTTAAATGTATTGAAATATGATTTATGATATGGTCCGGACAAGAGTGGCTAACTCGCCGAGAAAACATATTCGTAATATTTTTGACACCTTCTTCGGATATGACTCTTTGCTTTTTAAATGGTTTCTTGATCATATTAGCAAAGGCCATTACATTTGGAATTAGTTCTGAAAGTACTTTATTTGACACTTAATAGTCTGTATTAGTATCTTTATAAGTAAGATGGATTTTTGCATAACCTTGATATAATACATAACCTTGAATGGGACCCACATTTTGTGAGGcctatagttttttaaaaaaaattagaaatttttatttttgtatatttaattacaaataaaataaaagtacatTTAATCAAAGTCATCAGAGTTTGCAGCCTCTGGTTTCTGTCATGCACTACTTCAGCAGCAACATCCATCTCAACAACAGCATCATCATTTTGGAGGAAATGGATATGTACATAGTACTGATCATTCACAAATTGCAATATCAATAGAGCATCTCCATCACCAACAACAAATCGACTAGAGATGCTTATAAccaaccttttttttgtttaaaaaactgtttttttaaccACTTTACTCTTTTTAACTATTCAGTTTTGACATTATTAAACAAAACTTCACTTTAAAGATAGTATTGTCAAGACCGGTCTTATTCCAAATATCTTTGTCTCAGCTAAATCTTGGCTCTCCAATCTCCATGTTAACTGCAGGTTAATTGAGAATGAATTTAAGCATACAAGTCATAGTTTAAAAAAGCatggaaatataaaaataagattacTAACATAAAAACAGAACATATCAGATTGACTAAATGATGATGCAGTAGTTTTATAATTAGATAAGTTGTGTCTTAATAACATGAGGCTTAGCTAGCGATAAAGACATCAGCTAATCATGTGTGTTGTTTATGTTTGGCactagtctacacacgtttaaTTGGATAGCCTAATATATAGTTGTACTTATCTAATCCGGGAAATCACGTCATGTGAGATTTTTATTAGGCGACACATCTTGCCATTTCAACGTTTCTTAGCTCCTCAACCAAATGAAAATAAGTCTAGCTAGCCctccattttaaatttattcggTCGAGGAgcgtttaataaatttaaaaattttacaatttGACCCCTCCATTTTAAATTCTGACTTCCTCGCCCAGTTTGAAGGCTATACAGATACAGTATACACAACAAACAAAGGGACACGTATGGTCTCATGTTAGAGAGATTAACGTATAGACATACTTTGGTCATGGATCCTTATATTTTAACATACTTTATGCTGGTAGTGTACTTTGGActagcttttgtttttttcttgacaAAATTGCTCTTTCTTGGAAAGAGAAGGCATAGACTAAAAAACATTATTCTCGTTAGCTTATCAACACTAGTTACGTTCTTTGTTTAGTCAATTAATATTTGACAGGTTTATGGAGTTCTGGGTTTCTAGCAGGACCGTtagattgttttatttttagattaatCTGATGGCTGGTGTTTGTAAAAGTTGAAGTTATGTGGACGGGGTTATAGGGTGTTGTGGTAAGGCGACACAGAGTGTTGGTGGTTACTGTGGTCAAGGTTGTTGTGGTTAGAGGCTGAGGAATTGTGACAAGGTTAGAGGATTTGTGGGGCACGGCTGAAGTTAAGTGGTCAAGGTTAAAAGTTATGTGGTTAGGAGGAGTAATGCGTGGTCAAGAAGAGGATATACAACAGATCATTACCCATTCCCAATTTCCCATCACAATGCTTTTCATAGCTTTCAGTAAAAGAAGATTCCTCATTGTTTTGCAATAATTAGGAATAATAGAACATTaatatttctgtttttattttgctaACAAGATCATATCATCATATGTAATAGGTATGATCATTATATAAATGGGAAAACTACttataaatctaaattttacaCAAATAGCCAAAAAGTCTTAATTACTTCTTTTTCGATCAGACAGACTTACTTACTTCAATAAACATAAATCACCaagttataaatataattatacagcctaaaaaaataaaactctaCTAAATCAAGTTCGTGCAGCtaattgttgtttttgatgtagttttaaaaaacaacaaaacatgaTTTGAAAATTTAACGGCTATAGATAAGAATAAGAGTTGTAAATTAGTTCGAGAGTATAACCAATCACCCTCTTATATTGACTTGATTAACGGAGTCTAATTAGTTTTGAAGTTGACTCTATCAACACAGCTGTTAAAAAAAGTCATTCCTACTATATTTATTccatgatataaataattttaaaggaGAAATCAATTTAAGGGTCAAATGTATTTGACAAAAcataagagaaagaaagaattgGAGAATCTGAGTTAGGAAATAATaatttggtttaggttttaaaatagatttagaCAAAGATAAACTAAGGGATTTTCATTTGTATAAAAACGACATAGTTTACATAGTTCTCATTAAGAGCATTTTCAAAAAGactctctattttagagtttgcaaaattctaaatttgaaattttaagatGTTCTtttccaaaagcaaaacttcaaacttaatttcaaaattatttatattttacattatgattcttatatttcttgtaattaatataaatctattaaaaatttaaaaataacta encodes:
- the LOC106411465 gene encoding 60S ribosomal protein L32-1, which encodes MAVPLLTKKVVKKRSAKFIRPQSDRRITVKESWRRPKGIDSRVRRKFKGVTLMPNVGYGSDKKTRHYLPNGFKKFVVHNTSDLELLMMHNRTYCAEIAHNVSTKKRKAIVERASQLDIVVTNRLARLRSQEDE